One genomic window of Cheilinus undulatus linkage group 7, ASM1832078v1, whole genome shotgun sequence includes the following:
- the si:zfos-943e10.1 gene encoding GRAM domain-containing protein 2B isoform X5: MPTVSRYMSFRSSKRFKITSYPVESSGGGLPVKVKKSRSSLSNGSIKKVETRKALSLEAAQLEIQQQHKTLTRQVAVSRSQTFDVESKSFERTEGTGTQSSFMKHNKTFHKLFPDIPKSEDLIHAYICALQKEVPYHGRLYVTDTHVCFYSSVLLKDTKLVIPVSCIHIVKKQNTALLVPNALSIRTTEGDKFLFVSLRNRESCFQLLRSVCPQIEEGSTNSSPIFSSAENSFDKSKLVNSSQSSLDDSFDQFDGSESRSLPDQPLPRPQRDAVPNGNGSAFRGLHMQPSESSSSEELSVSGSGGSWVWNVTEKAKSLLVQREASTLNTLLFIYLILVVLLLLSSGYIGLRIVALEEQLTSLGALPEFTLQSRYRQDT; this comes from the exons ATGCCTACTGTTAGTAGGTATATGAGTTTTCGATCATCAAAGCGATTTAAAATAACCAG CTATCCAGTGGAGAGCAGCGGTGGCGGGCTGCCAGTCAAAGTGAAGAAAAGCAGGAGCAGCTTAAGCAATGGCAGCATCAAGAAGGTGGAGACAAGGAAAGCCTTGAGCTTGGAGGCGGCCCAGCTGGAgatccagcagcagcacaaaaCCCTCACAAGACAAGTAGCAGTCAG CAGGTCGCAGACATTTGATGTTGAAAGCAAAAGTTTTGAGAGGACGGAGGGCACAGGCACACAAAGT agttttatgaagcacaataaaacattccacaaGCTGTTTCCAGACATTCCTAAGAGTGAAGACTTGATACACG CATATATCTGTGCCCTGCAGAAAGAAGTGCCCTACCATGGTCGGCTCTATGTCACTGACACCCATGTCTGTTTCTACTCCTCAGTTCTACTCAAAGATACAAAG CTAGTAATTCCAGTTTCCTGCATCCACATAGTGAAGAAGCAGAACACAGCTTTGCTTGTTCCCAACGCCTTGTCCATCCGCACCACAGAGGGAGATAAG TTCCTGTTTGTGTCCCTGCGGAATAGAGAATCCTGTTTTCAGCTGCTGCGCTCAGTTTGTCCTCAGATAGAG GAGGGAAGCACAAACAGTAGCCCTATCTTCTCCTCTGCTGAGAACAGTTTTGATAAGAGCAAACTTGTG AACTCCAGTCAGTCCAGTTTGGACGACAGCTTTGACCAGTTTGACGGTTCTGAGTCTCGGTCTTTACCAGACCAGCCTCTGCCCAGACCACAAAGAG ATGCAGTGCCTAATGGGAACGGCTCGGCTTTCAGGGGTCTACACATGCAGCCGAGTGAGAGCTCATCCTCAGAGGAGCTATCAGTATCAG GCTCTGGAGGCTCGTGGGTTTGGAATGTGACAGAAAAGGCCAAGTCCCTGCTGGTTCAGAGAGAGGCCAGCACCCTTAACACTCTACTCTTCATTTACTTGATTTT ggttgtgctgctgctgctgtcttcggGCTACATTGGTTTACGTATCGTGGCTCTGGAGGAACAGCTGACATCCCTAGGGGCTCTACCTGAGTTCACCTTACAGAGCAG gTACCGCCAAGACACATAA
- the si:zfos-943e10.1 gene encoding GRAM domain-containing protein 2B isoform X4 → MPTVSRYMSFRSSKRFKITSSYPVESSGGGLPVKVKKSRSSLSNGSIKKVETRKALSLEAAQLEIQQQHKTLTRQVAVSRSQTFDVESKSFERTEGTGTQSSFMKHNKTFHKLFPDIPKSEDLIHAYICALQKEVPYHGRLYVTDTHVCFYSSVLLKDTKLVIPVSCIHIVKKQNTALLVPNALSIRTTEGDKFLFVSLRNRESCFQLLRSVCPQIEEGSTNSSPIFSSAENSFDKSKLVNSSQSSLDDSFDQFDGSESRSLPDQPLPRPQRDAVPNGNGSAFRGLHMQPSESSSSEELSVSGSGGSWVWNVTEKAKSLLVQREASTLNTLLFIYLILVVLLLLSSGYIGLRIVALEEQLTSLGALPEFTLQSRYRQDT, encoded by the exons ATGCCTACTGTTAGTAGGTATATGAGTTTTCGATCATCAAAGCGATTTAAAATAACCAG CAGCTATCCAGTGGAGAGCAGCGGTGGCGGGCTGCCAGTCAAAGTGAAGAAAAGCAGGAGCAGCTTAAGCAATGGCAGCATCAAGAAGGTGGAGACAAGGAAAGCCTTGAGCTTGGAGGCGGCCCAGCTGGAgatccagcagcagcacaaaaCCCTCACAAGACAAGTAGCAGTCAG CAGGTCGCAGACATTTGATGTTGAAAGCAAAAGTTTTGAGAGGACGGAGGGCACAGGCACACAAAGT agttttatgaagcacaataaaacattccacaaGCTGTTTCCAGACATTCCTAAGAGTGAAGACTTGATACACG CATATATCTGTGCCCTGCAGAAAGAAGTGCCCTACCATGGTCGGCTCTATGTCACTGACACCCATGTCTGTTTCTACTCCTCAGTTCTACTCAAAGATACAAAG CTAGTAATTCCAGTTTCCTGCATCCACATAGTGAAGAAGCAGAACACAGCTTTGCTTGTTCCCAACGCCTTGTCCATCCGCACCACAGAGGGAGATAAG TTCCTGTTTGTGTCCCTGCGGAATAGAGAATCCTGTTTTCAGCTGCTGCGCTCAGTTTGTCCTCAGATAGAG GAGGGAAGCACAAACAGTAGCCCTATCTTCTCCTCTGCTGAGAACAGTTTTGATAAGAGCAAACTTGTG AACTCCAGTCAGTCCAGTTTGGACGACAGCTTTGACCAGTTTGACGGTTCTGAGTCTCGGTCTTTACCAGACCAGCCTCTGCCCAGACCACAAAGAG ATGCAGTGCCTAATGGGAACGGCTCGGCTTTCAGGGGTCTACACATGCAGCCGAGTGAGAGCTCATCCTCAGAGGAGCTATCAGTATCAG GCTCTGGAGGCTCGTGGGTTTGGAATGTGACAGAAAAGGCCAAGTCCCTGCTGGTTCAGAGAGAGGCCAGCACCCTTAACACTCTACTCTTCATTTACTTGATTTT ggttgtgctgctgctgctgtcttcggGCTACATTGGTTTACGTATCGTGGCTCTGGAGGAACAGCTGACATCCCTAGGGGCTCTACCTGAGTTCACCTTACAGAGCAG gTACCGCCAAGACACATAA
- the si:zfos-943e10.1 gene encoding GRAM domain-containing protein 2B isoform X1, with protein MLENKRERLKTFLRKIDEKAIVRIKHFMKESSYPVESSGGGLPVKVKKSRSSLSNGSIKKVETRKALSLEAAQLEIQQQHKTLTRQVAVSRSQTFDVESKSFERTEGTGTQSSFMKHNKTFHKLFPDIPKSEDLIHAYICALQKEVPYHGRLYVTDTHVCFYSSVLLKDTKLVIPVSCIHIVKKQNTALLVPNALSIRTTEGDKFLFVSLRNRESCFQLLRSVCPQIEEGSTNSSPIFSSAENSFDKSKLVNSSQSSLDDSFDQFDGSESRSLPDQPLPRPQRDAVPNGNGSAFRGLHMQPSESSSSEELSVSGSGGSWVWNVTEKAKSLLVQREASTLNTLLFIYLILVVLLLLSSGYIGLRIVALEEQLTSLGALPEFTLQSRYRQDT; from the exons CAGCTATCCAGTGGAGAGCAGCGGTGGCGGGCTGCCAGTCAAAGTGAAGAAAAGCAGGAGCAGCTTAAGCAATGGCAGCATCAAGAAGGTGGAGACAAGGAAAGCCTTGAGCTTGGAGGCGGCCCAGCTGGAgatccagcagcagcacaaaaCCCTCACAAGACAAGTAGCAGTCAG CAGGTCGCAGACATTTGATGTTGAAAGCAAAAGTTTTGAGAGGACGGAGGGCACAGGCACACAAAGT agttttatgaagcacaataaaacattccacaaGCTGTTTCCAGACATTCCTAAGAGTGAAGACTTGATACACG CATATATCTGTGCCCTGCAGAAAGAAGTGCCCTACCATGGTCGGCTCTATGTCACTGACACCCATGTCTGTTTCTACTCCTCAGTTCTACTCAAAGATACAAAG CTAGTAATTCCAGTTTCCTGCATCCACATAGTGAAGAAGCAGAACACAGCTTTGCTTGTTCCCAACGCCTTGTCCATCCGCACCACAGAGGGAGATAAG TTCCTGTTTGTGTCCCTGCGGAATAGAGAATCCTGTTTTCAGCTGCTGCGCTCAGTTTGTCCTCAGATAGAG GAGGGAAGCACAAACAGTAGCCCTATCTTCTCCTCTGCTGAGAACAGTTTTGATAAGAGCAAACTTGTG AACTCCAGTCAGTCCAGTTTGGACGACAGCTTTGACCAGTTTGACGGTTCTGAGTCTCGGTCTTTACCAGACCAGCCTCTGCCCAGACCACAAAGAG ATGCAGTGCCTAATGGGAACGGCTCGGCTTTCAGGGGTCTACACATGCAGCCGAGTGAGAGCTCATCCTCAGAGGAGCTATCAGTATCAG GCTCTGGAGGCTCGTGGGTTTGGAATGTGACAGAAAAGGCCAAGTCCCTGCTGGTTCAGAGAGAGGCCAGCACCCTTAACACTCTACTCTTCATTTACTTGATTTT ggttgtgctgctgctgctgtcttcggGCTACATTGGTTTACGTATCGTGGCTCTGGAGGAACAGCTGACATCCCTAGGGGCTCTACCTGAGTTCACCTTACAGAGCAG gTACCGCCAAGACACATAA
- the si:zfos-943e10.1 gene encoding GRAM domain-containing protein 2B isoform X2, with protein sequence MLENKRERLKTFLRKIDEKAIVRIKHFMKESSYPVESSGGGLPVKVKKSRSSLSNGSIKKVETRKALSLEAAQLEIQQQHKTLTRQVAVRSQTFDVESKSFERTEGTGTQSSFMKHNKTFHKLFPDIPKSEDLIHAYICALQKEVPYHGRLYVTDTHVCFYSSVLLKDTKLVIPVSCIHIVKKQNTALLVPNALSIRTTEGDKFLFVSLRNRESCFQLLRSVCPQIEEGSTNSSPIFSSAENSFDKSKLVNSSQSSLDDSFDQFDGSESRSLPDQPLPRPQRDAVPNGNGSAFRGLHMQPSESSSSEELSVSGSGGSWVWNVTEKAKSLLVQREASTLNTLLFIYLILVVLLLLSSGYIGLRIVALEEQLTSLGALPEFTLQSRYRQDT encoded by the exons CAGCTATCCAGTGGAGAGCAGCGGTGGCGGGCTGCCAGTCAAAGTGAAGAAAAGCAGGAGCAGCTTAAGCAATGGCAGCATCAAGAAGGTGGAGACAAGGAAAGCCTTGAGCTTGGAGGCGGCCCAGCTGGAgatccagcagcagcacaaaaCCCTCACAAGACAAGTAGCAGTCAG GTCGCAGACATTTGATGTTGAAAGCAAAAGTTTTGAGAGGACGGAGGGCACAGGCACACAAAGT agttttatgaagcacaataaaacattccacaaGCTGTTTCCAGACATTCCTAAGAGTGAAGACTTGATACACG CATATATCTGTGCCCTGCAGAAAGAAGTGCCCTACCATGGTCGGCTCTATGTCACTGACACCCATGTCTGTTTCTACTCCTCAGTTCTACTCAAAGATACAAAG CTAGTAATTCCAGTTTCCTGCATCCACATAGTGAAGAAGCAGAACACAGCTTTGCTTGTTCCCAACGCCTTGTCCATCCGCACCACAGAGGGAGATAAG TTCCTGTTTGTGTCCCTGCGGAATAGAGAATCCTGTTTTCAGCTGCTGCGCTCAGTTTGTCCTCAGATAGAG GAGGGAAGCACAAACAGTAGCCCTATCTTCTCCTCTGCTGAGAACAGTTTTGATAAGAGCAAACTTGTG AACTCCAGTCAGTCCAGTTTGGACGACAGCTTTGACCAGTTTGACGGTTCTGAGTCTCGGTCTTTACCAGACCAGCCTCTGCCCAGACCACAAAGAG ATGCAGTGCCTAATGGGAACGGCTCGGCTTTCAGGGGTCTACACATGCAGCCGAGTGAGAGCTCATCCTCAGAGGAGCTATCAGTATCAG GCTCTGGAGGCTCGTGGGTTTGGAATGTGACAGAAAAGGCCAAGTCCCTGCTGGTTCAGAGAGAGGCCAGCACCCTTAACACTCTACTCTTCATTTACTTGATTTT ggttgtgctgctgctgctgtcttcggGCTACATTGGTTTACGTATCGTGGCTCTGGAGGAACAGCTGACATCCCTAGGGGCTCTACCTGAGTTCACCTTACAGAGCAG gTACCGCCAAGACACATAA
- the si:zfos-943e10.1 gene encoding GRAM domain-containing protein 2B isoform X3 codes for MLENKRERLKTFLRKIDEKAIVRIKHFMKESYPVESSGGGLPVKVKKSRSSLSNGSIKKVETRKALSLEAAQLEIQQQHKTLTRQVAVSRSQTFDVESKSFERTEGTGTQSSFMKHNKTFHKLFPDIPKSEDLIHAYICALQKEVPYHGRLYVTDTHVCFYSSVLLKDTKLVIPVSCIHIVKKQNTALLVPNALSIRTTEGDKFLFVSLRNRESCFQLLRSVCPQIEEGSTNSSPIFSSAENSFDKSKLVNSSQSSLDDSFDQFDGSESRSLPDQPLPRPQRDAVPNGNGSAFRGLHMQPSESSSSEELSVSGSGGSWVWNVTEKAKSLLVQREASTLNTLLFIYLILVVLLLLSSGYIGLRIVALEEQLTSLGALPEFTLQSRYRQDT; via the exons CTATCCAGTGGAGAGCAGCGGTGGCGGGCTGCCAGTCAAAGTGAAGAAAAGCAGGAGCAGCTTAAGCAATGGCAGCATCAAGAAGGTGGAGACAAGGAAAGCCTTGAGCTTGGAGGCGGCCCAGCTGGAgatccagcagcagcacaaaaCCCTCACAAGACAAGTAGCAGTCAG CAGGTCGCAGACATTTGATGTTGAAAGCAAAAGTTTTGAGAGGACGGAGGGCACAGGCACACAAAGT agttttatgaagcacaataaaacattccacaaGCTGTTTCCAGACATTCCTAAGAGTGAAGACTTGATACACG CATATATCTGTGCCCTGCAGAAAGAAGTGCCCTACCATGGTCGGCTCTATGTCACTGACACCCATGTCTGTTTCTACTCCTCAGTTCTACTCAAAGATACAAAG CTAGTAATTCCAGTTTCCTGCATCCACATAGTGAAGAAGCAGAACACAGCTTTGCTTGTTCCCAACGCCTTGTCCATCCGCACCACAGAGGGAGATAAG TTCCTGTTTGTGTCCCTGCGGAATAGAGAATCCTGTTTTCAGCTGCTGCGCTCAGTTTGTCCTCAGATAGAG GAGGGAAGCACAAACAGTAGCCCTATCTTCTCCTCTGCTGAGAACAGTTTTGATAAGAGCAAACTTGTG AACTCCAGTCAGTCCAGTTTGGACGACAGCTTTGACCAGTTTGACGGTTCTGAGTCTCGGTCTTTACCAGACCAGCCTCTGCCCAGACCACAAAGAG ATGCAGTGCCTAATGGGAACGGCTCGGCTTTCAGGGGTCTACACATGCAGCCGAGTGAGAGCTCATCCTCAGAGGAGCTATCAGTATCAG GCTCTGGAGGCTCGTGGGTTTGGAATGTGACAGAAAAGGCCAAGTCCCTGCTGGTTCAGAGAGAGGCCAGCACCCTTAACACTCTACTCTTCATTTACTTGATTTT ggttgtgctgctgctgctgtcttcggGCTACATTGGTTTACGTATCGTGGCTCTGGAGGAACAGCTGACATCCCTAGGGGCTCTACCTGAGTTCACCTTACAGAGCAG gTACCGCCAAGACACATAA